In Coregonus clupeaformis isolate EN_2021a chromosome 7, ASM2061545v1, whole genome shotgun sequence, one genomic interval encodes:
- the LOC121569037 gene encoding histone acetyltransferase p300-like isoform X12 gives MADNVLESGPPSAKRPKLSSPALSVSASDGNDFGSLFDLEHDLPDELINSSELGLVNGGDLSQLHTSLGGVMGGGQDAAAKHKQLSELLRAGAPPPSGQQGATNIPGGSMGLLGSMNASPGPQSMGPQGQHPSPQQAGMMQQAGMVGGLNRAMMGAQKGNGQQQGPTPQGMMGGQVMNGSPRMGYPVNPGMGSNSNLLAETLQQQGGQQMGAGGQAGMRPQQPGALNKMNMMANAGPYGGPYGQSAGQGLGGPQHQNKAGLPNSLAQFNLDKKTQPVQGMAGMASQQTSAVGPVSVGGVAVGAGAQAGLGTVATGPGAAPPTADPEKRKLIQQQLVLLLHAHKCQRREQANGEVRQCSLPHCRTMKNVLNHMTHCQAGKSCQVAHCASSRQIISHWKNCTRHDCPVCLPLKNAGDKRNQQSLLSSAGVGLGSSLGAVPGGQPSTPNLNPPSQIDPSSIERAYAALGLTYQGNQMPQQPPQSNLPNQSGMRSLNAMGGNPMGMNGGVGVQPPNQSNLLPDAMLHNNMNVQSLMNDGSGAGSLGSMPMATPPSAAGMRKNWHEDITQDLRNHLVHKLVQAIFPTPDPAALKDRRMENLVAYARKVEGDMYESANSRAEYYHLLAEKIYKIQKELEEKRRTRLQKQGMMPMQPGMPPSGLPQGPLGMGQSPLAPGQPPNGSHADPSMVRPTGPNQMVNRMQNPAGMNQFGQMGMQSLGQRSTPPLPLGGPLNQMGMGPTRMGQPNVAQLQNQYLPSGQFPGSSPGLGAGPVGMNHPGPQGGVAQQAQMPTPPSLPVSSPTAQPGSAAGSGPSQCSMGPGSVGGGPPSNLQLPNSNSSQPNSHPHCPPIRQNSPSPARSLTPTPHQTPSGLPGSQTPQPHTPNPPQVAPPLPQQQLASSQPMGQGMNSEKPNQLQQQTIGGGASGGQPGKAQSVPTQNAHVPTQLPRTPLSQKSSLTADGQASTPASVSSVDPSSQLTSSDAPAPAEPKMEVKQQDDEDAEDQGEGKASGKMGKGQADIKSEEKPEIKKEKPSGDGCKGEPMDTSSSAATPKMEDRDRKPEVKTEPKDEEERSGASGTHSSPASAQNKRKIFKPEELRQALMPTLEALYRQDPESLPFRQPVDPQLLGIPDYFDIVKNPIDLSTIKRKLDTGQYQEPWQYVDDIWLMFNNAWLYNRKTSRVYKYCSKLAEVFEAEIDPVMQGLGYCCGRKLEFSPQTLCCYGKQLCTIPRDATYFSYQNRYHFCEKCFNEIQGECVSLGDDPSQPQTSISKDQFQRKKNDTLDPEWLVECIDCGRKMHQICVLHNDTIWPAGFVCDSCLKKANKTRKENKYAAKRLPQTKLGSFLEGRVNDYLRRQNHPESGDVTIRVVHVSDKVVEVKPGMKSRFVDTGEMSESFPYRTKALFAFEDIDGADVCFFGMHVQEYGSDSPPPNQRRVYISYLDSVHFFQPRHLRTGVYHEILIGYLEYVKKLGFTTGHIWACPPSEGDDYIFHCHPVDQKIPKPKRLQEWYKKMLDKAVAERIVHDYKDVFKQATEDRLTSANELPYFEGDFWPNVLEESIKELEQEEEERKREENSTSSESVDAPKSDSKNAKKKNSKKTSKNKNSSLIRANKKKPGMPNVSNDLSQKLYASMEKHKEVFFVIRLIAGPTANSLPPITDPDPLMACDLMDGRDAFLTLARDKHLEFSSLRRAKWSSMCMLVELHNQSQDRFVYTCNECKASVETRFHCTVCEDYDLCITCYNTKGHEHKMEKLGLGLDDESNNAAAAASQSPGDSRRLSIQRCIQSLVHACQCRNANCSLPSCQKMKRVVQHTKGCKRKTNGGCPICKQLIALCCYHAKHCQENKCPVPFCLNIKHKLRQQQLQHRLQQAQMLRRRMASMQRVGQPACGGGGPPGGLPSPGNNSTTAPSTPMSGGTQPPTPQTPTQPNMPPGPQPGMGGGGTLQQQQQLQQQSGMPQQHHQLHHQFQQMPGGGGMMNSPQQQQMVPQVQQQSQASNPQQLQQHPNSLPPYTNRPPGSSPHPQSQGKPGLGPATPPQQQPPQQQPNPGQPSMPQQQQPPSGPPPAAVEIALKIQQVADAQRKMALQRQAAQAAGMMPPHPHHQQPQGQMGMAHPGVGMVGAQGLPPQAQAAQAAATRAHMEQQQQQQQQQQQGPPGMMVGPAPMQQQPQQPNPQGQLPPQVQQRVGPPLQNPQQQWAGQGMPPQQRQVMMGHPGMVAPQQQQPQQMQQRQQALGPGGLIGMVQQGGAAGGGNLPQAALQELLRTLRSPSSPEQQQQVLNILRSNPQLMAAFIKQRASKYKGGPGPLGAPGGPGPLGAPGGPGPARVPGGMGSQQVNVNAVAGQPGMHMGQGVNMPTMAQLQQVQQLQQQQQQQQQQRPMLSSLQQQQVAALQQQHQQQQHQQGGMPGQQAPNMANINPQFRELLMRRHLQQQQQQQQQQQQQQQIGNHAQFQQQGYMGQPGMAPQQPGQGQSGLQPGAQPGQQQQGYPGTVAQQQAAAVLQQRLQHQHQLQMQQQQHQNAMAGHQGAEGGPGSGVGGPPQQPQPQGAPQPLSSQALLQQALHQRLLQQQQQHLGGGSPAQHSSPMSPQQQMAQSPHLQGQTLSTSLSNQVRSPQPSPRPQSQPPHSSPSPRMQPQPSPHHISPQTQTGSPHPGQLPQHHPGMVVPPQQPPQQQQNSMDQFGSDQNAMLSQLSGMGGLHGPGGPDMLSGNSQDLVQNINHNTLDIM, from the exons ATGGCCGATAATGTTCTAGAGTCCGGCCCGCCTTCAGCCAAGAGGCCTAAACTATCATCCCCTGCTCTCTCAGTCTCCGCCAGTGATGGAAACG ATTTTGGTTCACTCTTTGACCTGGAGCATGACCTCCCCGATGAGCTCATCAACTCGTCGGAGCTGGGCCTTGTCAACGGAGGGGACCTCAGCCAGCTCCACACCAGCCTGGGAGGTGTAATGGGAGGAGGCCAGGATGCTGCTGCCAAACACAAACAGCTCTCGGAGCTCCTCCGGGCTGGAGCGCCGCCCCCCTCGGGCCAGCAGGGAGCCACCAACATCCCTGGTGGCTCCATGGGCCTCCTGGGCAGCATGAACGCCTCCCCTGGGCCCCAGAGCATGGGCCCCCAGGGGCAGCACCCCTCACCCCAGCAGGCTGGCATGATGCAGCAGGCGGGCATGGTGGGTGGACTGAACAGGGCCATGATGGGGGCCCAGAAGGGCAACGGCCAGCAGCAGGGGCCCACGCCCCAGGGCATGATGGGGGGCCAGGTGATGAACGGCTCGCCCCGAATGGGATACCCGGTCAACCCGGGCATGGGAAGTAACAGTAACCTGCTGGCAGAAACCCTGCAGCAGCAGGGGGGGCAGCAAATGGGGGCAGGGGGACAGGCAGGGATGAGGCCACAGCAACCTGGAGCACTGAACAAG atgaaTATGATGGCTAATGCGGGCCCCTATGGTGGTCCGTACGGTCAGTCAGCAGGCCAAGGTCTGGGTGGCCCACAGCACCAGAACAAGGCTGGTCTGCCCAATAGCCTGGCCCAGTTCAACCTGGACAAGAAGACACAGCCTGTACAGGGCATGGCTGGGATG GCCTCCCAGCAGACCTCGGCGGTAGGGCCAGTATCTGTGGGTGGAGTGGCGGTTGGAGCCGGGGCCCAGGCTGGCCTTGGTACCGTTGCAACAGGTCCGGGGGCAGCGCCCCCCACGGCCGACCCGGAGAAGCGCAAGCTGATCCAGCAGCAGCTGGTGCTCCTGCTCCACGCCCACAAGTGCCAGCGGCGGGAGCAGGCCAACGGGGAGGTGCGCCAGTGCAGCCTGCCCCACTGCCGCACCATGAAGAACGTCCTCAACCACATGACCCACTGCCAGGCTGGCAAGTCCTGCCAGG tGGCACACTGTGCCTCGTCGCGACAGATCATCTCTCACTGGAAGAACTGCACTCGGCACGACTGTCCTGTCTGCCTGCCGCTCAAGAACGCCGGAGACAAAAGGAACCAGCAGT CTCTACTAAGCAGTGCCGGGGTTGGCCTGGGCAGCTCGTTAGGGGCAGTGCCAGGGGGTCAGCCCAGCACCCCTAACCTCAACCCGCCCAGCCAGATTGACCCCAGCTCCATTGAGAGGGCCTACGCCGCCCTGGGCCTCACCTACCAGGGCAACCAGATGCCCCAGCAACCGCCCCAGTCCAACCTGCCCAACCAGTCTGGCATGAGGTCGCTAAACGCCATGG GAGGGAACCCCATGGGGATGAATGGAGGGGTGGGGGTGCAGCCCCCCAATCAGTCCAACCTGCTACCAGACGCCATGCTGCACAACAATATGAATGTGCAAAG TTTGATGAACGACGGCAGCGGGGCGGGCAGCCTGGGCTCCATGCCCATGGCGACCCCTCCCTCAGCCGCGGGCATGAGGAAGAACTGGCACGAGGACATCACCCAGGACCTGCGCAACCACCTCGTCCACAAGCT tgtgcaggccatctTCCCCACCCCGGACCCGGCTGCGCTGAAGGACCGGCGGATGGAGAACCTGGTGGCCTACGCTCGTAAAGTAGAGGGGGACATGTACGAGTCGGCCAACAGCAGG GCGGAGTACTACCACCTCCTGGCTGAGAAGATCTATAAGATCCAGAAGGAACTGGAGGAGAAGAGGCGGACGCGGTTACAGAAGCAGGGCATGATGCCCATGCAACCTGGCATGCCTCCCTCAGGCCTGCCACAGGGACCCCTTGGCATGGGCCAGTCGCCTCTGGCCCCCGGACAGCCGCCTA ATGGTTCTCATGCTGACCCCTCCATGGTTCGACCCACCGGACCCAATCAGATGGTGAACAGGATGCAGAACCCTGCAG GGATGAATCAGTTTGGTCAAATGGGGATGCAGTCATTAGGTCAGAGGTCAACGCCTCCCCTCCCACTTGGCGGACCTCTAAATCAG ATGGGTATGGGGCCAACGCGGATGGGGCAGCCCAACGTTGCCCAGCTCCAGAACCAGTACCTCCCTTCTGGTCAGTTCCCTGGGTCCAGTCCTGGCCTCGGGGCTGGCCCAGTCGGCATGAACCATCCAGGGCCACAAGGAGGCGTGGCACAG CAGGCCCAGATGCCCACGCCGCCCTCGCTCCCGGTCAGCAGCCCTACAGCCCAGCCAGGCTCAGCGGCAGGTTCAGGGCCCTCCCAGTGCTCCATGGGGCCAGGCAGCGTAGGTGGAGGCCCTCCTTCCAACCTGCAACTGCCAAACTCCAACTCGTCCCAGCCCAACTCACACCCGCACTGCCCCCCCATCCGTCAGAACTCCCCCTCCCCGGCACGCAGCCTCACGCCAACCCCTCATCAGACGCCGTCTGGTCTGCCAGGCTCGCAAACCCCCCAGCCTCACACGCCCAACCCGCCCCAGGTCGCCCCTCCGCTCCCACAGCAGCAGCTAGCGTCGTCACAGCCAATGGGGCAAGGAATGAACTCGGAGAAGCCCAATCAGCTCCAGCAGCAGACAATCGGTGGTGGAGCTTCTGGAGGCCAGCCGGGGAAGGCTCAGTCTGTGCCTACCCAGAATGCCCATGTGCCAACCCAGCTTCCGCGAACTCCA cTGTCTCAGAAGTCTTCTCTGACTGCAGACGGCCAGGCCTCCACTCCAGCCTCGGTGAGCAGCGTGGACCCTAGCTCCCAGCTGACCTCGTCTGACGCCCCCGCCCCAGCTGAGCCCAAGATGGAGGTGAAACAGCAGGACGATGAGGATGCTGAGGACCAGGGAGAGGGGAAGGCCTCTGGGAAGATGGGCAAGGGACAGGCAGACATCAAGTCAGAGGAGAAACCGGAG ATTAAGAAGGAGAAGCCTTCAGGCGACGGATGCAAGGGTGAGCCTATGGACACATCGTCATCGGCAGCAACGCCGAAGatggaggacagagacaggaagCCAGAGGTGAAGACTGAGCCCAAAGACGAAGAGGAGAGGTCGGGGGCATCGGGCACGCACAGCTCCCCCGCCAGCGCTCAGAATAAGAGGAAAA TCTTTAAGCCTGAGGAGCTGCGGCAGGCTCTGATGCCCACCCTGGAGGCCTTGTACCGCCAAGACCCTGAGTCTCTGCCCTTCCGCCAACCAGTGGACCCCCAGTTACTGGGAATACCC GACTACTTTGACATTGTAAAGAACCCCATAGACCTGTCGACGATAAAGCGTAAGCTGGACACGGGACAGTATCAGGAGCCCTGGCAATATGTGGATGACATCTGGCTCATGTTTAACAACGCCTGGCTGTACAACCGCAAGACATCCCGCGTCTACAAGTACTGCTCCAAGCTGGCCGAGGTGTTCGAAGCCGAGATCGACCCTGTCATGCAGGGCCTGGGCTACTGCTGCGGGAGGAAG CTTGAGTTTTCCCCCCAAACTCTATGCTGCTATGGGAAACAGTTATGCACCATCCCGCGCGATGCTACTTATTTTAGCTACCAGAACAG GTACCACTTCTGTGAGAAGTGTTTCAACGAAATCCAGGGCGAGTGCGTGTCCCTGGGGGATGATCCCTCTCAGCCTCAGAC GTCCATCAGCAAAGATCAGTTTCAGCGGAAGAAGAATGACACGCTCGACCCTGAATG GCTTGTGGAATGTATCGACTGCGGGCGTAAAATGCACCAAATCTGTGTCCTGCATAATGACACCATATGGCCGGCAGG CTTTGTATGTGACAGCTGCCTTAAGAAGGCCAATAAGACACGGAAAGAGAACAAATACGCGGCCAAAA GGCTCCCTCAAACTAAGTTGGGCAGCTTCCTAGAGGGGCGAGTGAATGACTACCTCAGGCGGCAGAACCATCCCGAGTCTGGTGATGTCACTATCCGTGTGGTCCATGTCTCCGACAAGGTGGTGGAGGTCAAGCCGGGCATGAAATCCAG GTTTGTGGACACTGGGGAAATGTCGGAGTCCTTTCCCTACAGGACGAAGGCGCTGTTTGCGTTCGAGGACATAGACGGAGCTGACGTCTGCTTCTTCGGCATGCACGTGCAGGAGTATGGCTCAGACAGCCCTCCGCCAAACCAGAGACGCGTGTATATCTCTTACTTGGACAGCGTGCACTTCTTCCAACCTCGACACCTCCGCACAGGCGTCTACCATGAGATACTCATAGGGTACCTGGAGTACGTGAAGAAGTTGGG GTTTACAACAGGGCACATCTGGGCTTGTCCCCCAAGTGAAGGGGACGACTACATCTTCCACTGTCATCCTGTGGACCAGAAGATCCCCAAGCCCAAGCGCCTACAGGAGTGGTACAAGAAGATGCTGGACAAGGCCGTAGCTGAGCGCATTGTGCACGACTACAAG GACGTCTTCAAGCAGGCCACGGAGGACCGTCTCACCAGTGCCAACGAGCTACCATACTTTGAGGGGGACTTCTGGCCCAACGTGCTGGAGGAGAGCatcaaggagctggagcaggaggaggaggagaggaagagggaggagaacagCACCTCCAGCGAGAGCGTAGAT GCCCCGAAAAGTGACAGCAAGAATGCCAAAAAGAAGAACAGTAAGAAGACAAGCAAGAACAAGAACAGCAGCCTGATCCGAGCCAATAAGAAGAAACCAGGGATGCCCAATGTGTCCAATGACCTCTCCCAGAAGCTCTACGCTTCTATGGAGAAACACAAGGAG GTGTTCTTTGTGATCCGTCTCATCGCCGGCCCCACTGCCAACTCCCTGCCCCCCATCACGGACCCAGACCCCCTAATGGCCTGTGACCTGATGGACGGGCGTGATGCCTTCCTGACACTGGCCAGGGACAAGCACCTGGAGTTCTCCTCCCTGAGGAGGGCCAAGTGGAGCTCCATGTGCATGCTGGTGGAGCTACACAATCAGAGCCAGGACCGCTTCGTCTACACCTGCAACGAGTGCAAGGCAAGCGTGGAGACACGCTTCCACTGCACCGTCTGCGAGGACTATGACCTCTGTATCACCTGCTATAACACTAAGGGCCATGAACACAAGATGGAGAAGCTGGGCCTGGGCCTGGACGACGAGAGCAACAACGCAGCGGCCGCTGCCAGTCAGAGCCCCGGGGACTCCCGCCGCCTCAGCATCCAGCGCTGTATCCAGTCCCTGGTCCACGCCTGCCAATGCCGCAATGCCAACTGCTCCCTGCCGTCCTGCCAGAAGATGAAGCGTGTGGTGCAGCACACCAAGGGATGCAAGCGCAAGACCAACGGTGGCTGCCCTATCTGCAAGCAACTCATCGCCCTGTGCTGCTACCACGCCAAGCACTGCCAGGAGAACAAGTGCCCTGTGCCCTTTTGCCTCAACATCAAGCACAAGCTCCGCCAGCAGCAACTCCAGCACCGCCTCCAGCAGGCTCAGATGCTGCGGAGAAGAATGGCCAGCATGCAGAGGGTGGGCCAGCCTGCCTGCGGTGGAGGAGGACCCCCGGGGGGGCTGCCATCACCGGGTAACAACAGCACCACAGCCCCCAGTACACCCATGTCAGGAGGCACCCAGCCCCCAACACCACAGACACCCACCCAGCCCAACATGCCTCCTGGGCCCCAGCCAGGGATGGGTGGTGGAGGAACTTTGCAGCAACAGCAACAACTCCAGCAGCAGAGTGGGATGCCTCAGCAGCaccaccagctccaccaccagtTCCAGCAGATGcctggaggaggggggatgatGAACTCCCCCCAGCAGCAGCAGATGGTTCCTCAGGTCCAACAGCAGTCCCAGGCTTCAAACCCCCAACAGCTCCAGCAACACCCCAACAGCCTGCCCCCTTACACCAACAGGCCTCCAGGCTCCTCGCCGCACCCCCAGTCCCAAGGCAAACCGGGCCTGGGACCAGCCACACCACCTCAGCAGCAGCCACCCCAACAGCAGCCCAACCCTGGCCAGCCTTCCATGCCCCAACAGCAGCAACCTCCTTCGGGGCCGCCTCCAGCGGCTGTGGAGATCGCTTTAAAGATTCAACAAGTGGCAGACGCCCAAAGGAAGATGGCCCTGCAGAGGCAGGCGGCGCAGGCAGCTGGTATGATGCCGCCGCACCCTCACCACCAACAGCCCCAGGGCCAGATGGGCATGGCCCACCCTGGGGTGGGCATGGTGGGGGCCCAGGGGCTGCCTCCCCAGGCTCAGGCAGCTCAGGCTGCTGCCACCAGGGCTCACATggagcagcaacaacaacaacagcagcagcagcagcagggtcCTCCAGGTATGATGGTGGGCCCTGCCCCCATGCAGCAGCAGCCCCAGCAGCCTAACCCCCAGGGCCAGCTGCCTCCACAGGTGCAGCAGAGGGTTGGTCCCCCGCTTCAGAATCCCCAGCAACAGTGGGCCGGCCAGGGAATGCCACCCCAGCAGAGGCAAGTCATGATGGGACATCCAGGCATGGTGGCGCCTCAGCAGCAACAACCGCAGCAAATGCAACAGCGGCAGCAGGCTCTGGGACCTGGTGGGTTGATTGGTATGGTGCAGCAAGGTGGTGCGGCCGGGGGTGGGAACCTCCCGCAGGCTGCCCTTCAGGAACTGCTGCGTACCCTTCGCTCCCCCAGCTCACCCGAGCAGCAACAGCAGGTGCTCAATATCCTTCGCTCAAACCCTCAGCTAATGGCTGCCTTTATCAAGCAGAGAGCCTCCAAGTACAAGGGGGGCCCAGGACCCCTGGGAGCCCCTGGTGGCCCAGGACCCCTGGGAGCCCCTGGTGGGCCAGGTCCAGCCAGAGTTCCAGGAGGTATGGGCAGCCAACAGGTCAATGTGAATGCTGTGGCTGGTCAGCCAGGTATGCACATGGGTCAGGGAGTCAACATGCCTACCATGGCCCAGCTACAGCAAGTACAGCAgctacaacagcagcagcagcaacaacagcagcagcgtCCTATGCTTAGTAGTTTGCAGCAGCAACAGGTGGCAGCACTTCAGCAACAGCATCAACAGCAGCAGCATCAGCAAGGAGGGATGCCAGGCCAGCAGGCACCTAACATGGCCAACATAAACCCCCAGTTCAGAGAGCTCCTTATGAGGAGGCATCTCcaacaacagcaacagcagcagcagcagcagcagcaacaacaacagatTGGGAACCATGCCCAGTTCCAGCAGCAGGGCTACATGGGCCAGCCGGGCATGGCCCCCCAGCAGCCTGGTCAGGGCCAGTCTGGACTGCAGCCTGGAGCCCAGccagggcagcagcagcagggttACCCTGGCACGGTGGCCCAGCAGCAGGCTGCTGCAGTGCTCCAGCAGAGGCTCCAGCATCAGCACCAACTCCAGATGCAGCAGCAACAACACCAGAACGCCATGGCGGGCCAccagggggctgaggggggtccgGGCAGTGGAGTAGGAGGCCCACCTCAGCAGCCCCAGCCGCAGGGCGCCCCCCAGCCGCTGTCCTCCCAAGCTCTGCTCCAGCAGGCCCTGCACCAGAGGCTGcttcaacagcagcagcagcatctggGTGGTGGCTCTCCAGCCCAGCACAGCAGCCCCATGAGCCCCCAGCAGCAGATGGCCCAGTCCCCTCACCTGCAGGGCCAGACGCTGTCCACGTCCCTCAGCAACCAAGTGCGCTCGCCTCAGCCCTCCCCGCGACCCCAGTCCCAGCCACCACACTCTAGCCCCTCCCCGCGCATGCAGCCCCAGCCTTCCCCTCACCATATCTCCCCACAAACCCAGACAGGCTCCCCGCACCCGGGCCAGCTACCCCAGCACCACCCTGGCATGGTGGTCCCCCCTCAACAGCCGCCTCAGCAGCAGCAGAACTCAATGGACCAGTTTGGGTCTGACCAGAATGCCATGCTGTCTCAGCTCAGTGGGATGGGTGGTCTTCATGGGCCTGGAGGACCTGACATGCTGTCTGGGAACAGCCAGGACCTTGTGCAGAACATTAATCACAACACCTTAGACATCATGTAG